tttatataaatatctaaaaacacttATAAATTAAGCCTTTTataaccaaatttaaaaaaaaccaaattcacgAGAATTACAcataatcttattatttttgaaaaatatccaaAGATTGCTTCCTTAGTTAGATGCATTGGACCTGTAGTGATTGTTGACCATTTCAGCAAAGGTTCTcctttatgaaaaatatttacgaACTTTACTTTCTGGGGACAtgcatggattaaaaaaataaataaagataagacTAAGGGggaatataatattatatttaagttGGCTATAATAAATTAGCGGCAGTGGTAGGCAGATGCACCGATCGACGAGATAATTAAGCGACGGCTCGTAGTGGGGCCCAGCCTGGAATTCCGTTCTTGACGGAAGGTATTATGTGTACATGTCTTGACTACAACTTGACGGCACGTGTACTTTCGCCGTCCAGTTTAAATGCAATCAATCAAGATCTTTTTCAGCCACAACAATTAGCccctataatattaataatatctcACATCGGTCCTTATATTCGTGATTGTTCTCGAGATCAatctataatttctaaaaagttttaatggtgttttcttgaatttaaaccTGAGATTTCACCTAAAGATGCTactcaaatacaaaataaacatatattgaaaagttttcaatttgtttttttatttatgctagttttttttcttcatatttcttttctttcgaaacctataaatgtaattttacattgtttatttttttcattacccatctaatttgttttttattttgggaaggaaattaatatattatgaattcataatatatatgtgtgtgtgtggtgtaTTCCATgactatatataatatatatatattccatgactaattccttttatttgaACGTATTCCGCTCccttaaagataaaataaaaaaaattgaattaacaatTGCGATTCCAACTACCTAATATAGAAGGATTGGAACTGAAATATATTATGTGGAAACAATAGGGGTCAAAATGTAGTTTAcctaatctttttatatataattatcagcctgattttttattatcactgcTTTATTAAAGAAACTTTAATCATTAATGTAATTTTCGAGGAAAAGAGAGGGAAGCGTGGAGGAGAGTGAGAGGAGACAGATTTTAGGTAGGGTGGACCACCCAAGAAATTTTAGATGGGGTCGTTGTTGCCGCCGCTGTCCCTTTCGGTGGGGTCCGATATCTGCCCCGAACGGAATATGTGCAGTGGATCTTCGCTTCATGCATGCATGTAATATCtgactcatatatatataatataaaactagttggccttaaaaataactaattttttactgaaaaataataaatttatgattttttaagcaacttttttcttttttactaaaatattataaaaataaacttgttgatgaaaattaaaattacaaaaaatatagagaCTATAAAGACAAAAAGTTatgagtattaaaaaaaaactttccatcCATATTTTAGATTCAGACACCatataatttgatataattaagtTATAACTAATAATAGAATAGCTATGCTATTCAAAACATAACAacgtaaaaatatttatataaaaatcagaTTCGAAGACTCGTgttgtaaattaaattattaatttagatttattaaaataatactgttttaattttttaaaaaattaaaataatgattttctttttttgaaaatgatttccTGGTAAATGGTAATAGACTACTGAGTGGGCAATTGAAAAGTCAGGGGAGAGGGGTCACGACAGCACGTGAAGCGGTGACTGACGCCGCTGAGAAGCAGCGAGGAAATTGCGACGTGTCCTTAATACCCAGAGTCTCAGACAGACAACGAAATCTACCAGAACGCCGCCTGTTCAGTGGGACCTACCACTCACTGATCTCGCATCTTGTCAAAACGCGTCACGTAAAATCAGACGAAGGCTAGCCTGCTAGGTCCCAGGGAAAGCTTTGCTTTGAGGAGTGGATTTATGATtggagttgttttttaaattaatgtttatataaaattatattaaaataatattttttaaaaattttaaaataaagttttttgaagcaataatattttataaaaaaattaaaaatttattataattataagatttttatcgcaccataatattatttttaaatatttttattaatactttactaaaaataaatattaatttaggttATTGATCtgcttattattttatgaaaaaatagttattattataaattaaggtatgaaaaatatttaaaattaatatataagtgTTTATCAAATGACATGTATATTAAGCtgaattgtttaaaaaattttacatgGAAAGATCAGTTatgtttataaaacaaattacatgataattatgtaaataattttaatacctaaaatttattttatataatgaatattatattttgatcatgTCCATATACTGTTATAACCAAgtgaacaaacaaacaaacaaatatatattagatacaatataagctatatatagatatttaaataattaagagaAAATTCGTTGTTAGAGTTTTGTTCAGTATAATTCTAAATTCTATATCTCTAAATCCCCCTCTTTCCAAATCTTTTAATAGTGTGTTTTATAGTTgggtcatgtttttttaaaatttaaaattttatttgttttaaattattatttttaatatttttaaattattatatgttgatgttaaaaataaatttttaaaataaaaaatattatttaaataaaaaatactttaaaatacaattttaactCATACTCAAATAAACCTTAAAACAGGTGGTTAATCACCCAAGCCAAACCAAATGGCTATACCCGAACAGCTTTTACCATGTGGACCGGCTCCATAACCGAATCGGGTCCGGGATGACTTGGAATATTCCTTTCGTCTCCTTCTTCCAAGTTccaaataatacaaaattaGGAAATTTCCTCCAACGGCTCATTTTGCTACTTCCCAACTCAAAGCGACTCCTCTCTTCATCTCCTTCTTCCCTGGTAGAACACAGAGCTAACCTGATTTAGAAAACGGATTACAGAACAGAAAGCATCAAAGTTCTTACGAGAAGAAAtgcgtcgtcgtcgtcgtcgtcgctGATTATGTGAACCAATAAAGTGATTGTACGATGACAAAGTCAACGAAACTGAAGCGGTTCGTCTACATCAACGATGATGAATCGCAGCCTACACAGGATTGTTTCTGCGATAATCGCATTTCGAATAGGAAATACACTCCCCTCAATTTCCTCCCTAAAAATCTCATGGAGCAGTTCAGGTTctcttcttccatttttttaatgtatttaatcattttttttaaaaaaatttcgtTTTCAAATTAGTCAAGTATAACTGTATAAGTTTCCGTATCTTATCGAAATCTTTTCCCTTTCATTGCCTTGCCTCTCCCTCAAATCTTTTCATCAACCTAATAGGATTTTGTGATTGCACGGCACTCCTATCTTGATTCTCTATTTCAACCACCTTGCTTTGATTACATGGGTGATATCATTCTCAAGGTCCCTACATTTTGTATGGCAGAATTTATTATGAAACATTGGTCCTCTgttgaaacaaacaaaacctcTGCTGTCACTGGTGCGATCAAAATTGCAAGCATTATTTCTGTTCCATCTTGTTTACCTTGGAACCCCTAGATTTAGGCTAGTCCTTTATATCTTCTGTTGCTATGCTATCAATAAGCAATATGCACTGTGCAATATCTTCGTCGCAATCCCTCCTTAGCAGAGATAAAAACAGCATgatggttaattttttctctaaattataGTGGATGTCCATATAATATGTTTATTCGGGTCTCTCTCCCAATCACTTAAGAAAGGATAATTGATTGACATATGGAAACTTGTTTTTGCAGCTTGTACAGATCTTAAAATCATGTGATTATAGGACTTTGGCAATTGGTGATGGTGGGAATGATGTGAGAATGATACACCAAGCTGATATTGGGGTTGGCATTAGTGGGAGAGAAGGACTGCAGGCAGCCAGGGCAGCTGATTATAGTACTGGAAGTgagtatttcttttttttactgtgtgCAAGTCATGTCTCAGTCATGTCATGTTTGCGTTGCgtcttttattaatataagcTGGATGCTGTACTGATTTGAGTTTGAAAACTTGTCTCTAGCTGCTTCTTGTTTCTGCAAAGGAGCTGCTCTTGTACTTCCTGCCAGGCACCAGCCTGTTAAAATCAAATCCTCTACCATGTTTGGATGCTAATGTTTATGCTAATGgtttcaaaatagtttttctcTAGCTGTAGGACATGAATGAAACCTATTTAAATTTTAGGAACATTAGGTTTTCTATCAAAACTTGAAGgcattaaataaactaaatgcTGGTTAATGGTTTATGGTTAATAGTAAGATACATGATTTGACTTTTAGCACACTTCAGATTTGTAATTGTGAGAAACATATCTACATGAAGACACGATCAAAGACTTGTACATGGTTTCTGGAAACAAGATTTATGAAGAAATTGTTATAACAAAGCCTAGATGAGAGATATTGTTAGCTGTTTGTAAGATACCATTTTTCTTGTCCAGTCCTGATTTTTCCCGTTGTCCCATCTTGTTTGGTGGAGGAAGAAActgtaaaataaattagagatttTAGCTTGGAATGTAAAATGCAGGAACTTTGCCAAGGAGTTAATCATGAcaactttcttttgttttattgacaAGTGAAATAAATGTGGCGTAGACGAAAATAGCAGATTACAGAGGCTGCACAAGAGTTTGTGTCATGAATGCCCTTTGTTACGTGATTCAAGAGTGGGCAAGCTTGTGTACGTTGTTCTGTTTTTTAGAGTGTATGGATCTAGTTGGTATTTCTAGGGAATAGCAGATCCACTGATACAAGGTGGAGGATTTGTTATGAACTTGTTTTTTGGGATTTGTGACAGAAAGATTGTAAGGCTGCTTGGAGCTGTTATATTCGTAGGGATTTTcaagattgtattttttttttcctagatgACATGGGTTGATTTCTTTATGAGGTAGCTCTTCCTTTCGAACTCTGTAAATCAGAGAGTGAAAGGGCATATGACAATATTTCAACCTTCATCATACCAAGAAATTATTGAGAGATCTGTCATTTCTCATGGAATTAATCCAGTTTTTAATTCTAAGTCAATGACTGTTTTTCATGGTTTAATAAAGATATTGAGggattgtataatttttttttaactgtcttGAGTTTTGCTTATGTGCAGCTCATTTACGATTTTGCAACATCTTGCCATATGGGGGAACTTGATTGCATTTTATGTCATCAACTGGATTGTCAGTGTCATTCCATCGGCAGGGATGTACACAATAATGTTCCAGTTATGTGGACAGCCATCTTATTGGATAACTATATTCGTAAGTTCTCTTCCATGGTTGCCCTATTCGTGTTCCTTTACTACTCCCTTTTGGTCCAATTGATTGGTCACACAGAAGCCTTAGGCCCCTTCTTTATTCCATAACTGTCACCAATCCAGATGAAAATGGGTTTGATTCTGGATGAAAATGGTTAGAAATTCCAAGCAACAATTGTGAGATTTTATGAGCTAGACTAGTTGGCACCTTCAAACCATTTTATGTATTTCTCAACTCGTTTCACATCTCTCTTGTTCCCCCCTCTCTCACTTACAAGAGACTGATTACAGCACGGTACACCATGTCATGGATGCTGCTGCTGTACTTTGGAAAATCTTAATGTGCCAGCTCTTTGGGGAATGGTGACATGACAGCCTTggtgtcacgacccgaatcccggatccgtgaccggcaacgtaggagcggtgtcgaaaggacacctcacctacgctaagcctcagaacggacatatcaaaagaacaatttattcaaaaatacacagcggctcataatattcagaaatattatattattcaaatactgatgaaaccaaaagatagttattaaaacaaaaataataattcataatactcattacattgtcaaaatccaaatttaattaaaccaaggtaacagtggagcgtctaagacatcaaaacaaaactgaaaggaaagcctcgcgaacaagcaaggcataccgaccagaactgaagaagcggaaacactcaacaaagtcccagaaactaagaacctgaaataatattaaaaatgagaggtgagttcaaccaactcagtgagggaataacatttaatatacattttagatatttcagatattaataagttgtaagatgatttatcttaatatacatatacatatacatatacatatacttactaaacatattatcataacgtaacatatagttatcataacgtaacatattattataacgtagtggattacatgtcagagatcagatgacacccgaaggtgaccagatgacacccgtcggtgaccagatgacacccgtcggtgaccactgtgggatgatcaatcgccacaggctgatgcctctctcaccagctaggtaacagaatactatgtgcacacaggctaactattctccgttagcatgaagtactgacaagtcccatatcaaggcataacaaatattcacataatcatcaaagaaacgtatatcatatcaaatagaatttactttaacagattgcgagtgcaaattcaataataaattagtactcggaaaataaagcaacatatataaatattcaagaaatttactagttgtactcattgtataatcaacatacatatttatttatattatatgcatattaaagattattccactcacccggaaaatactgaactaaaggaatgtcagacaaaagacccgaaaatccgattaaggatcgttaggagaacctacaataaatatatgaaatatactcaaaaacagatcaaacaaaagatcccaatgcataaaataaaccgggcttaatctcccaagtttagggactaaaacgacaattttctaaaacagggaccaaaatgtaattttgCCAAAATTAGAGGACCAAACTGCAAATACctaaccatactgaaatttatccataattcgtccttatctttgtccagaatcttgaattatgccccaaggtccaaaatgtgattttattaaaatattaggggtcaaatcgtaatttgtcaacttggaggaccaaactgaaaatatcaattatactggaattttgcctttaaatcatcctcagttctgttcagaatctcaatttatgccccagggaccaatctgtaaaatttccaaagttcggggactaaactgcaatttctataaattgagggaccaaactgaattttcgtcatcttcaacctcaaacccagaatttcaacagatcacctactgttatccccttatttctaacacaatttcaccatttaaacaaaatcataactcaaaatcattatctttcaattcaatctctccaaatcaactaattaatcaaatacccataataatcaactcctaaccttcaaattaattcatcaattaactcaacatacaaacttcaaaactctacaattaatcaaaaccgaaatttaacatattatacacttaaaaccataaatcttacctttttacttatttcctctacttctcttctccttttccccttattttcccttattttctcttcttcttcttcttcctcccttctctcttacggtttgttcttccaatattcagatccctcttttttttttttttcttatttatatttatcaaccattggtcaattaccacactacccctcaatcatttataccctctctttaagcctccaagggctttattgtattttccaatcttttcaattttcaaaacattacaatctccccaccttataaaagtttcgtcctcgaaacttaatagaaaagattgaatacttACCGAGATTATTGAAACGATGAGGATACTGCCGACCTCCTTGTCCCCTGTTAGGACCTGTATCATACCGCTGATGAAAAGAGAACTGATTTTCCACCTTGGGCCTCTTGACCGAACCCATTGATAATTCATCCTCTAACTCTCGTGCCTCAATAGCACGAGCACGATCCACTACGGCCGAGAACGTCTTAAACTCATGAGCCCCAATAGCTTTGAATAGGTAGCTATTAAGACCCCGAACAAACCTCTTGATCTTCCTCTCCTAAGTTGGTACCAAATACCCAGCAAACCTGGACAACCGCGTGAATTCCACTTCATACTCTGTCACAGTCAAGTCACCCTGAACCAACTTCTCAAACTCGTATGATCTAGCTTCCCTCACACTTTCAGGTAGAAAACGCTCCAAAAATATCTCAGAAAATTCCTTCCACACCATCGGTGGAGAACTAGCTGCCCTTTCACCTCTTTTAGACTCATACCAGTTCACAGCCACCTCACCTTCTAGCCTAAAAGATGCTAAAGTCACTGCACGATGATCCGTGCACCCCATGGCCTCACACCTACGCCACACTGCATCTAAAAACTGTTGTGGATCCTCAGAGTTATCTACACCCTTAAAGGTAGGAGGTGCCAACTTAAGGAACTCAGCCAATGGCACTTTCACCCCATGCACAGTATGGGAAGTCGAAGATGCACTCttatccttctccttttctttctcagttAAAAGGTTAGCCAGGGTCTGCATGGCCTGTCCAATTTTATCCAAAGCACTATCAGTATAAGACACCCTATCATGGGATTCCTGCTCCTGGTTCTTACCAACATCCAGACCATAGTCCCCCTCAAATTCAACCTCATCTTGAACTTCTGCTTCAATTGGTTGAGGTGAAGGGTTTCTAACTCTCTTTTTGCGCCTCTCCTTCCTAAGCTGAGCGATAGGAATGTCCTCTTGATCATCGgtattaattacatgtttagCCCTCggcatatttctaaaaaaaacaaattgcatatttatcacaaggaagaagacatgcttgatgagaattcaaaatttcaaaaacaacaaacaaaacgaTACGGATTCTAATGCTCCACTTATTACgaaattttgaataataataaataaataaaatagattacgagattttaataaaaccatgctctgataccacctttgtcacgacccgaatcccggatccgtgaccggcaacgtaggagcggtgtcgaaaggacacctcacctacgctaagcctcagaacggacatatcaaaagaacaatttattcaaaaatacacagcggctcataatattcagaaatattatattattcaaatactgatgaaaccaaaagatagttattaaaacaaaaataataattcataatactcattacattgtcaaaatccaaatttaattaaaccaaggtaacagtggagcgtctaagacatcaaaacaaaactgaaaggaaagcctcgcgaacaagcaaggcataccgaccagaactgaagaagcggaaacactcaacaaagtcccagaaactaagaacctgaaataatattaaaaatgagaggtgagttcaaccaactcagtgagggaataacatttaatatacattttagatatttcagatattaataagttgtaagatgatttatcttaatatacatatacatatacatatacatatacttactaaacatattatcataacgtaacatatagttatcataacgtaacatattattataacgtagtggattacatgtcagagatcagatgacacccgaaggtgaccagatgacacccgtcggtgaccagatgacacccgtcggtgaccactgtgggatgatcaatcgccacaggctgatgcctctctcaccagctaggtaacagaatactatgtgcacacaggctaactattctccgttagcatgaagtactgacaagtcccatatcaaggcataacaaatattcacataatcatcaaagaaacgtatatcatatcaaatagaatttactttaacagattgcgagtgcaaattcaataataaattagtactcggaaaataaagcaacatatataaatattcaagaaatttactagttgtactcattgtataatcaacatacatatttatttatattatatgcatattaaagattattccactcacccggaaaatactgaactaaaggaatgtcagacaaaagacccgaaaatccgattaaggatcgttaggagaacctacaataaatatatgaaatatactcaaaaacagatcaaacaaaagatcccaatgcataaaataaaccgggcttaatctcccaagtttagggactaaaacgacaattttctaaaacagggaccaaaatgtaattttgCCAAAATTAGAGGACCAAACTGCAAATACctaaccatactgaaatttatccataattcgtccttatctttgtccagaatcttgaattatgccccaaggtccaaaatgtgattttattaaaatattaggggtcaaatcgtaatttgtcaacttggaggaccaaactgaaaaatatcaattatactggaattttgcctttaaatcatcctcagttctg
This Populus alba chromosome 7, ASM523922v2, whole genome shotgun sequence DNA region includes the following protein-coding sequences:
- the LOC118059579 gene encoding uncharacterized protein isoform X2, with amino-acid sequence MPRAKHVINTDDQEDIPIAQLRKERRKKRVRNPSPQPIEAEVQDEVEFEGDYGLDVGKNQEQESHDRVSYTDSALDKIGQAMQTLANLLTEKEKEKDKSASSTSHTVHGVKVPLAEFLKLAPPTFKGVDNSEDPQQFLDAVWRRCEAMGCTDHRAVTLASFRLEGEVAVNWYESKRGERAASSPPMVWKEFSEIFLERFLPESVREARSYEFEKLVQGDLTVTEYEVEFTRLSRFAGYLVPT
- the LOC118059579 gene encoding uncharacterized protein isoform X1; this encodes MQFVFFRNMPRAKHVINTDDQEDIPIAQLRKERRKKRVRNPSPQPIEAEVQDEVEFEGDYGLDVGKNQEQESHDRVSYTDSALDKIGQAMQTLANLLTEKEKEKDKSASSTSHTVHGVKVPLAEFLKLAPPTFKGVDNSEDPQQFLDAVWRRCEAMGCTDHRAVTLASFRLEGEVAVNWYESKRGERAASSPPMVWKEFSEIFLERFLPESVREARSYEFEKLVQGDLTVTEYEVEFTRLSRFAGYLVPT